A single Vigna radiata var. radiata cultivar VC1973A chromosome 8, Vradiata_ver6, whole genome shotgun sequence DNA region contains:
- the LOC106771475 gene encoding acid phosphatase 1 has protein sequence MEKTVWWCLVLTCLLVPLAGAADWNILKLQTHDGLKISLKNYCESWRMNVELHNIREFQVVPEECIEYIGKYVTSTQYKVDSQRATEECLVYLSTSCNLKKDGFDAWIFDIDDTLLSTVPYYKDNLYGGRKLNVTSLEEWMKSGKAPALDHSLKLYDELKSRGVQILLVTSRKEHLRSATIDNLVKVGYYGWTKIIFRDPANELVSVEKYKSDVRKKIVNDGYRIWGILGDQYSSIQGIPNPKRAFKLPNPMYYVA, from the exons atggagaaaacAGTGTGGTGGTGTCTGGTTTTGACATGTCTTTTGGTTCCTCTAGCAGGTGCTGCTGATTGGAACATACTGAAACTGCAGACACATGATGGATTGAAGATCAGCTTGAAGAACTACTGTGAGAGTTGGAGGATGAATGTGGAACTGCACAACATCAGGGAGTTTCAAGTTGTGCCTGAAGAATGCATTGAGTACATTGGAAAATATGTCACTTCCACACAGTACAAAGTGGACTCACAGAGAGCAACTGAAGAATGTCTGGTTTATCTCAGCACAAGCTGTAATCTGAAGAAAGATGGATTCGATGCTTGGATTTTTGACATCGATGATACCTTGCTTTCAACAGTTCCTTACTACAAGGATAATCTATATGG GGGAAGGAAACTGAACGTGACATCTCTAGAGGAATGGATGAAAAGTGGTAAAGCACCTGCTCTTGATCACTCATTGAAGCTTTACGATGAACTTAAATCCAGGGGTGTGCAAATCCTTTTGGTTACTTCAAGGAAGGAACATCTCAGATCAGCCACAATCGACAACCTTGTAAAAGTTGGTTACTATGGTTGGACTAAAATTATCTTTAG AGATCCTGCAAATGAATTGGTATCAGTGGAGAAGTATAAATCTGATGTgagaaagaaaatagtaaatgaTGGTTATCGCATTTGGGGCATTCTGGGGGACCAATACAGTAGCATCCAAGGGATTCCAAACCCTAAAAGAGCATTTAAACTCCCAAATCCAATGTACTATGTTGCCTGA